GGTGACGCGCGCCTAACGTCTGGCGCGCCACACCCTGAATAAAACGACCAGCGCCCAAACGAACGCGGCCCCTGCCAAAAGGTCGAACAGGAAGGCGAACCGTGCGGGCCAGCCCAGCTGCCCCCCTATCGCCTGCGCCCCTATCCAGATCAGCATCGTGGCAAAAATTACGATCGCCGCCTGTCGGGCCTGTTTGACCATACGCGGGTCCTCTTGCGAGGGCCCGCTCATCGTTTAGTCACGGTTGAGGTCAATAGACCCCACCCTTTTTCACCTTCTTCGAGAACTCGGTCTCGCCGCCTTTGGCAAGAACCTTGGCCTGCTTCACCCATTCATCACGGGAAACGCGGCCTTTTACGCCCTCAAGGTTGTTGTCTGCCCATTCCACTTCCTTCTTGCGCCAGCTGGCAACCTGATCGAAGTGGTACACGCCTTGTTTGTTCAGCTCGCTTTCCAGCTTGGGGCCAACGCCTTTGATCTGCTTGAGATCGTCGGCACCGCCCGCGCGGGCTTTCTTCAGAAGCTCTGGTTTGCCATCGGCAGCCACCGGCTTGGCTTTCGCGGCTGGCTTGGCAGCAGTCGCAGCTTTCGCCTTTGGCGCGGCTTTGGCTTTTGGTGCGGCTTTGGGCTTGGCAGCAGGCGCAGCTTTTGCAGCGGCGGGCTTGGCGGCAGCTTTGGCTTTAGGCGTGGCTTTCGCCTTGGCCGCAGCTGGTTTGGCCTCAGCGGCTTTTGCCTTTGGCGCAGCTTTCGGCTTCGCGGCGGCTTTGGCCTTTGGTTCGGATTTGGTTGTCGCATCCGCGCCAGACGTGGATTTTGCGGCGGTTTTTGTCGCCGCTGGCTTTTTCGCCGCCGGTTTCTTCGCGGTAGGCTTCTTGGCGGCCGCTTTTTTGGCTGGGGCTTTCTTCGCCGGAGCATCGGCTTTCGCCTCTGCTTCGTATTTCCATTCGCCTTTGCGTCCAGCCACATCAGCCTCGCCCGCAAGTGCTGTGGATGGCTTCACTTTGGGCGCATCTTTCACGACAGCAGCAGCAGGTGCACCGCTTAGCGCTGCGGCAGCGGCGCCGGCTGATCCGGCAACCGGAGCAGAAGTGGTGGCCGCATCACTTGAGGCCAGTGGAGCGGCAGCCGTCTTGGCATCTGCTGCGGTGCTGGCATCCGGGTTCGCCGCAGGGGCGGAAGATACGTGCGCATCAGACCCTTTGTTGCAGAACGCCCATGGCAGCAAGAAGCCACCAACAAGCAGCGTGACCAACCCCCAGAACACCGCGGGCAAGAACCCGTGATGGCGCATCGACATCAAAACTGCGGCAACGAGCACGCCAGCAACCAAAGCCACCAGCCAGCACATTGTTTTGCAGCTTGAGCTGCCAGTATTATTCTGTCCCATATTTAGTACTCCCCGTCTGTTTCAGACTAGTAGACGCCGCCTTTTTTTACGCGGCTTGAAAATTCCGTAGTGCCACCTTTGGCGAGCACTTTGGCTTGCTTCACCCACTCGTCCCGGGAAACGCGGCCTTTAAAGCCTTCGAGGTTCTCATCAGCCCATTCCACTTCCTTTTTGCGCCAGGACGCGACCTGGTCGAAGTGGTAGACGCCCAGCTTGTGCAGAAGCTGTTCGAGTTTCGGGCCGACGCCTTTGATCATCTTGAGATCGTCCGCGCCGCCGGCACGAGCTTTTTTCAAAAGCTCCGGCTTGCCATCAGCGGCAACCGGCTTGGCCTTTGTCGCTGGTGTGGCAGCAGGCTTGGCCTTTGGTGCCGCAGCTTTGGCTTTAGGTGCGACAGAGCCCGTTTTCGGGCGTCCCACTTTCTTTGCATCAACCTCGGCTTTGGTCGCTTCGACCGCGCGTGGCGCGGCTTTCTTCGCCTTGGCAGCTGTTGGCTTGGCGCCCTTGTTGGCCGCACCCGACTTGGCTTTGCCGCCATGTTGCCACGGTGCCAGAAGCGGCACTTCGGTGCCGTCGATGCGTTTTACCGTGTCACCAATATCAGCCGCCAGTTGAACGGACGCGTTATATTGGGTCTTGCCGCTGTCGAATTCGGTCAGCGAGGTCAGGCCCTTGCGTGGCTCTGCGGCGTAGCGGCCGTTTTGCGAACCCGGTGTCGGGACATCGCCCTTGGCCAGCATGTCGATGATATCGGCCATGCTTTTGGCGGTCAGGTCTTCGTAATAGTCCTTACCGATCTGGGCCATTGGCGCGTTGGCGCATGCGCCGAGGCACTCGACCTCCTCCCACGAAAACTTGCCATCTGCGGACAGCTGGTGGGCTTTAGGTGCAATCTTCTCTTTGCAGACTGCGACCAGATCCTCCGCCCCGCAGATCATGCAGGAGGTGGTGCCGCAAACCTGAATATGCGCAACAGAACCAACGGGTTGTAGTTGGAACATAAAGTAGAAGGTCGCAACCTCAAGGGCACGGATATAGGCCATGTCCAACATATTTGCGATATGCTCGATTGCGGGACGGGTCAGCCAGCCCTCCTGCTCCTGTGCACGCCACAAGAGAGGGATGATCGCCGAGGCCTGACGCCCCTCGGGGTATTTGGTGATCTGCGCTTCGGCCCACGCGAGGTTGGCGGGGGTGAAGGCGAAGCTGTCAGGCTGGTCTGCGTGAAGTCTGCGAAGCATGGAGGTCTGAGGCCTTTATCTGTGCGTCAGGGGCAGCGCTTACGCGCAGGCCCCTACGGTGGAGCGGATACCGCCGCCGGCTTGCTCGATGGCTTGCAGCTGGGCAATTGCCTCACCCTGCACTTTGTCGAGCTTCATATCTTTCCAACCGGTGATGTTGCGAATTTCAGCATGGGTGATGCCGTCAAAATCAACGCAGCCAACCTGCGCCATAGCCGACGCGTAACGCGCCAGATCAACGTCATCGACGCTCAATTCGGGGGCGGGAAGGCAAGCGCTCAGGGTCATGGCACCTACGGCGGCGAAAGCAGTAAACTTTTTCATCGGTCAATCTCTCCAAAAACTACGTCCATCGTTCCAATAATCGCGGCCACGTCAGCAAGCTGGTGGCCTTTGCACATGTGATCCATAGCCTGCAAATGCAGGAACCCAGGTGCCTTGATTTTGGCGCGGTAGGGTTTGTTGGTCCCGTCCGCCACCAGATACACGCCGAACTCGCCCTTAGGGGCTTCGATCGCCGCGTAAACCTCACCTTCGGGAACATGGAAGCCCTCGGTGTACAATTTGAAATGATGGATGAGTGCCTCCATGGAGGTTTTCATCTCGCCACGTGTCGGAGGGGTCATCTTGCCCCGCGCCATCACGTCGCCCTTCTCTACCCGCAATTTGTCGATGCACTGGCGCATGATCGACAGCGACTGGCGCATCTCTTCCATGCGGCACAGGTAGCGGTCAAAGCAGTCGCCATTTTTGCCGACGGGAATCTCGAATTCCATCTCGTCGTAGCACTCATAAGGCTGCGCACGACGCAAATCCCATGCAAGGCCGGAGCCACGCACCATGACACCGGTGAAGCCGTAGTTGAGGATGTCATCCTCGGTCACGATCCCGATGTCAGCGTTGCGCTGCTTGAAAATACGGTTGTCGGACAGCAGCCCGTCAATATCGCTGAGCACCTGCGGGAAGGTCGTCGTCCATTCCTCGATGTCGTTGATCAGGTCATCCGGCAGGTCTTGGTGAACCCCGCCCGGGCGGAAATAGGCTGCGTGCAACCGCGCGCCACAGGCCCGCTCGTAGAACACCATCAGCTTTTCGCGCTCTTCAAAGCCCCAAAGCGGTGGCGTCAGCGCGCCCACGTCCAAGGCCTGCGTGGTCACGTTCAGCAGGTGGTTCAGGATACGGCCAATTTCGGAATACAGCACGCGGATCAGGGATGCGCGGCGCGGCACTTCGGTCTTGGTCAGTTTCTCGATGGCCAAGCACCAAGCGTGCTCTTGGTTCATTGGCGACACGTAGTCGAGACGGTCGAAATACGGCAGGTTTTGCAGGTAGGTCCGGCTCTCCATGAGCTTCTCGGTCCCACGGTGCAGCAGGCCGATATGCGGGTCGCAGCGTTCTACAATCTCGCCGTCCAGCTCAAGAACCAAGCGCAACACGCCGTGGGCCGCAGGGTGCTGCGGGCCGAAGTTGATGTTGAAGTTACGGATCTTCTGCTCGCCCGTCAGGGCGTCGTCGAATTTGCCACCGTCCATCATGCCGACACCTCAGAGTTTAGTTTAGGTTCCGACGTCGCGAAGGCCCAAAACAACGCGATTGCCCCGATTGCGGGTATAAACCCGACGAGTAATATCCAAGCATTGTAGCCGTGGCGGACCTGAATGACGCGCGCAGGAAATATATAGAGAAACGCAAACACCAGATATGCGCCTAACAAGATCATTTGGCTAAAGGGGTCGGCATTTGGAAACACGCCCAAACTCATTTCTTCGCCCCCTCTTCGGCTTTCTCGTCACCCGGCATGATGTATTCCGCGCCCTCCCATGGGGACATGAAATCGAACTGACGGTATTCCTGCACCAGCTTCACCGGCTCGTAGACAACGCGCTTTTCGGCTTCGTCATAACGCACTTCGACATAACCGGTTGTCGGGAAATCCTTGCGCAGCGGATAGCCGCGGAAGCCGTAATCGGTGAGGATGCGGCGCAGGTCGGGATGGCCGGAAAACAGGATGCCGAACATGTCGAAAATCTCGCGCTCGAACCAGTTTGCCGCCGGATAGACCTCGTGCAGCGATGGCACGATCTCGTCTTCGCGGATCGCCATTTTCACACGAATGCGGTGGTTCTGATACATCGACAGGTATTGATACACGACGTCGAACCGCGCGTCGCGGGTCGGGTAGTCCACCGCCGTGATATCCACCATGGTGGAAAAGCGGCAAGCGCGGTCGGTTTTCAGAAACTCCGAAAACGAAACAAGTGAGCTGGGTGCGATATGCACGGTCAGCTCGTCAAATGCGATCTCGGTGGACAGCACACAGTCAGGGCGCTTCAGCTCGATATGAGCTGCGAGTTCTTGAAGGGCAGCAGTCATCGAATGATATTCCCCGTCCGGCGGATTTTGCGTTGCAGCTGGAGGATGCCATACAGCAATGCCTCAGCCGTGGGCGGGCAGCCCGGCACATAGAGGTCAACCGGCACGATCCGGTCGCAGCCGCGCACAACGCTGTAAGAATAGTGGTAATAGCCGCCGCCATTCGCGCAGGATCCCATGGAGATCACGTAGCGCGGCTCTGGCATCTGGTCGTAAACCTTGCGCAGGGCCGGGGCCATCTTGTTGGTTAACGTGCCGGCCACGATCATCAGGTCCGATTGGCGTGGGGAGGCGCGCGGCGCTGTGCCGAACCGCTCCATGTCGTAGCGTGGCATGGCGGTGTGCATCATCTCCACGGCGCAACACGCCAGCCCGAAGGTCATCCAGTGCAGCGAGCCGGTGCGCGCCCAGTTGATGATGTCTTCGGTCGAGGTGACAAGGAAGCCCTTGTCCTGAAGCTCGGAGTTCAACTGCGCGGTGGCGACATCTTTGTCCCAGCCCGCAGTGTTTGCGCCGGTTGCTACTCCCATTCGAGTGCTCCCTTTTTCCATTCGTAAGCGAAGCCGATGGTCAGCACCGCGAGGAAGACCATCATCGACCAGAAGCCAAGTAGCCCGACATCCTTAAAGGCAACCGCCCAAGGGAACAGGAACGCGACCTCAAGATCGAAAATAATGAACAGGATCGACACCAGATAGAACCGCACGTCGAACTTCATCCGCGCATCATCAAATGCGTTGAAACCACATTCATATGCAGAGACTTTTTCTGGGTCAGGATTGCGGACTGCGACAACAGCCGCGGCTAGTATCAACACCAATCCCAAACCAATGGCTATTGCCAGAAAAATGAGGATGGGCAGGTATTCGCGTAGAAGCTCGTCCACGTAAGTCTCCTTCTTGCCTGCTTGAGATGACTCACAGGACTTGTTGGCTGCCGTGATCTTTACGCCCGCGCGTGCAGGGGGTCAACCGATGGACCCCCTCCCTTGTCACTGAATAGTCCTAATTTTTGCAGCATCTGGCGCTGTAGTTTTAGCTGGCTTTTCGTGCAGCGCAGCAAGAGGGCTCATTTTGCCAACCTCAAAGCGCCGAGTCGCACGCCTACCCGAGCCTCTGCAAAAGCGCCTGAGAGGGATTGCCTGTGGCCTCCAACCCGACGCTACGCTGGTAGGCAGCGATGGCATTGCGGCTTTTCGGGCCAAGCACTCCATCCGCGCCGCCCGTGTCAAAACCCTTGGCAGTCAGACGCTCTTGCAGGCGCTTTCGGTCCTTGATGGTCAGTCCGTATTTATCCGGCCCGAACGGTGTCCGCAGGGGGCCGCCGCCTGCAAGGCGGTCGGACAGATGGCCCACGCCTAACGCGTAATTGTCTGAGTTATTGTAGCGCTTGATCGCGCGGAAATTCTGCCCCACCTCAAAGCGCGGCCCTCCCGGATCAGGCTGCAACCCGCCGGAAGTGACTTCGCGCCCCCAAGGCTGCGAGCGCTGCCAGCCGGATTTTGCCAGATAGGCGGCCGTCGACGCCAGCGCATCGGACGGATCGTCGGACCAGATATCGCGCCGCCCGTCGCCGGTGAAATCCACCGCAAACAGCTGATAGGACGTCGGGATAAATTGCGTGTGCCCCATAGCGCCCGCCCAAGAGCCAACCAAGCGGTTCGACGTGGTGTCGCCCGTCTGCAAAATCTTCAAGGCAGCGATCAGTTGCTTCTCGAAGAACGCCCCGCGCCGCCCCTCAAAGGCCAGCGTTGCGGTGGCAGACACAACCGGAACATTGCCCCGGCGGGTGCCGAAATTGCTTTCAACGCCCCAAATCGCGCAGACCACATTGGCCGGCACGCCGTATTTTGCCTCGATGGCGTTCAGGCGGGATCGTTCACGGGCAAAGGCTGCGCGGCCAGCTTTGATCTTTTCCTCCGAGGCGACGATAGCAAGGTAGTCCTCGAAGCTGCGTTTGAATTCGGTCTGGTTGCGGTCACGCTCGATCACCTCTGGCAAAAAACCGACGCCGCGCATTCCGCTTTGCAACGTGCTGGCGGTGATGCCTTTGGACAAGGCGCGCGTTTTGAAGTTGGCCACCCAAGCGTCGAAGGCAGGATTTGGCACAGTCCTCAACAACGGGTCCGCAGCGGTCGGTGCGGACACGCTGCCCCCTGTGCTGCAAGCCTGAAGCGCGGTGGCTCCGCTCAGGGCGATAAAATGACGGCGTGTAAACATAGGACTGCTCCCTCTCATGGGGTTGTTTTGCCCCTTG
Above is a window of Litoreibacter janthinus DNA encoding:
- a CDS encoding DUF5337 domain-containing protein, producing MSGPSQEDPRMVKQARQAAIVIFATMLIWIGAQAIGGQLGWPARFAFLFDLLAGAAFVWALVVLFRVWRARR
- a CDS encoding NADH-quinone oxidoreductase subunit E → MLRRLHADQPDSFAFTPANLAWAEAQITKYPEGRQASAIIPLLWRAQEQEGWLTRPAIEHIANMLDMAYIRALEVATFYFMFQLQPVGSVAHIQVCGTTSCMICGAEDLVAVCKEKIAPKAHQLSADGKFSWEEVECLGACANAPMAQIGKDYYEDLTAKSMADIIDMLAKGDVPTPGSQNGRYAAEPRKGLTSLTEFDSGKTQYNASVQLAADIGDTVKRIDGTEVPLLAPWQHGGKAKSGAANKGAKPTAAKAKKAAPRAVEATKAEVDAKKVGRPKTGSVAPKAKAAAPKAKPAATPATKAKPVAADGKPELLKKARAGGADDLKMIKGVGPKLEQLLHKLGVYHFDQVASWRKKEVEWADENLEGFKGRVSRDEWVKQAKVLAKGGTTEFSSRVKKGGVY
- a CDS encoding NADH-quinone oxidoreductase subunit D; translation: MDGGKFDDALTGEQKIRNFNINFGPQHPAAHGVLRLVLELDGEIVERCDPHIGLLHRGTEKLMESRTYLQNLPYFDRLDYVSPMNQEHAWCLAIEKLTKTEVPRRASLIRVLYSEIGRILNHLLNVTTQALDVGALTPPLWGFEEREKLMVFYERACGARLHAAYFRPGGVHQDLPDDLINDIEEWTTTFPQVLSDIDGLLSDNRIFKQRNADIGIVTEDDILNYGFTGVMVRGSGLAWDLRRAQPYECYDEMEFEIPVGKNGDCFDRYLCRMEEMRQSLSIMRQCIDKLRVEKGDVMARGKMTPPTRGEMKTSMEALIHHFKLYTEGFHVPEGEVYAAIEAPKGEFGVYLVADGTNKPYRAKIKAPGFLHLQAMDHMCKGHQLADVAAIIGTMDVVFGEIDR
- a CDS encoding NADH-quinone oxidoreductase subunit C, which gives rise to MTAALQELAAHIELKRPDCVLSTEIAFDELTVHIAPSSLVSFSEFLKTDRACRFSTMVDITAVDYPTRDARFDVVYQYLSMYQNHRIRVKMAIREDEIVPSLHEVYPAANWFEREIFDMFGILFSGHPDLRRILTDYGFRGYPLRKDFPTTGYVEVRYDEAEKRVVYEPVKLVQEYRQFDFMSPWEGAEYIMPGDEKAEEGAKK
- a CDS encoding NuoB/complex I 20 kDa subunit family protein, which translates into the protein MGVATGANTAGWDKDVATAQLNSELQDKGFLVTSTEDIINWARTGSLHWMTFGLACCAVEMMHTAMPRYDMERFGTAPRASPRQSDLMIVAGTLTNKMAPALRKVYDQMPEPRYVISMGSCANGGGYYHYSYSVVRGCDRIVPVDLYVPGCPPTAEALLYGILQLQRKIRRTGNIIR
- a CDS encoding NADH-quinone oxidoreductase subunit A, encoding MDELLREYLPILIFLAIAIGLGLVLILAAAVVAVRNPDPEKVSAYECGFNAFDDARMKFDVRFYLVSILFIIFDLEVAFLFPWAVAFKDVGLLGFWSMMVFLAVLTIGFAYEWKKGALEWE
- a CDS encoding lytic murein transglycosylase, whose product is MFTRRHFIALSGATALQACSTGGSVSAPTAADPLLRTVPNPAFDAWVANFKTRALSKGITASTLQSGMRGVGFLPEVIERDRNQTEFKRSFEDYLAIVASEEKIKAGRAAFARERSRLNAIEAKYGVPANVVCAIWGVESNFGTRRGNVPVVSATATLAFEGRRGAFFEKQLIAALKILQTGDTTSNRLVGSWAGAMGHTQFIPTSYQLFAVDFTGDGRRDIWSDDPSDALASTAAYLAKSGWQRSQPWGREVTSGGLQPDPGGPRFEVGQNFRAIKRYNNSDNYALGVGHLSDRLAGGGPLRTPFGPDKYGLTIKDRKRLQERLTAKGFDTGGADGVLGPKSRNAIAAYQRSVGLEATGNPSQALLQRLG